The genomic segment GAAAGAAGGGTAGAAATGAAATAATACTGAGCAGATTATAACCCAATCGATATGTTTCAGGTGTAATTTCAAGTCTGGTTATTAAACTGTTCTTAAAGCTTCTGGAAGCTGTCAGGCTATGTATAAATACAAAACATAAAAACAGAAAAAATATTTCAATATACATGAACTAACCACCCCATATAACAAAAAACTTTTCTTTTCAGGATAATACCGTAAGCAGGACGATCTACTGCTTCTTCGGTATCATCAGCTTGAAAACACTTCCTTCTGGTTTATTATCCTCCACCCATACCTTTCCTCTGTGAATCTCTGCGATTCTCTTTACTATGGCAAGGCCCAGTCCAGAACCCTTTATTAACCCATTTTCAATTCTCTCAAATCTTTCGAATATAATCTCCTTTTTCTCATCTGGAATTCCTGTTCCCTGGTCAGATACTGCAATAACATAGTTTTTCCCCACATCCATCACTGAAATCTCCACAGTTGACCCTTCAGGGCTGTATTTAATAGCATTTGATATAAAATTTCCTATTGCCAGTTTTATTGGTCTGGCTGCCATCACAGGAAAATGGTCTTTGCAAGAAAATTTCAGAGTTATATTTTTTTTCTCAGCAATTTGCAGGTACTCATCCACCGTTTCCTCAACAACCCCGGCCAGGTCCATCTCTTCAAATCTTGGCACTGCTATTTCCAGCTTGGCGAGATTTCTTGAGTCCTCAATAATATTCCACATTTCATCAAGTGACCTTAAGGAATAATGAAGGTGTTCCTCATTTTTATTCCTCATAAAAAGCTCTATATTCATCCTTGCTGAAGATATGGGACTTGCCAGGTCATGGTGAAGGATATCAATAAACAGCTCTTTCGTTCTGTTCGAATAAACCATCTCTGCCATATTTTCCCTTATACTCCCGTATAGATATCCTATTCCTGCTCCGAGAAATGTAAAAGTCATAGCCCATGGAATCATCCTGTAGCTGAAGGCAGTCATGAGTACAACAACAGGAGTAATCTGACCTGTCTGCATGGCAAAAGATATGGATATTATTGCAGGGTGAATAACAAAATATCCCAGATAGCCACCTGCTATGGCATAGAGGAACTTGTCTATTTTCTCTTTCCTTAGGCTAGACATTAATTAATAATAAATCATACACTTATTAACTCTTTCTGTTTATCAGAAATTATTATAATTCAAGCTGCTGAGTTATATTTAAATATTCATAGATATATAGTAGGCATCAGGTGATTTTACATGGTTAAAATTTACTATGATAAGGATGTGGATCTGGAAGCACTCAAGGGTAAGACAATAGCTATTATAGGTTATGGTATTCAGGGCCATGCCCAGGCAAAAAACATGAAAGATTCCGGAATGGATGTTATAGTTGGACTGAGACCAGATGGCTCTTCCTGGGAAAAAGCAAAGGCTGACGGCTTTGAACCAATGACTATTGAAGAGGCTGCAGAAAAAGGAGATATTATTCATATTCTGATTCCCGATGAAATCCAGGGCAGGATTTACAGAAAGCAGATAAAAGAGCACATTAGTGAAGGTAATGCCCTGAGCTTTTCCCATGGTTTCAATATACGTTTCAACCAGATTGTGCCTCCTGAAAATGTGGATGTTATTATGATGGCTCCCAAGGGTCCAGGAGGTATGGTTAGAAGGGAGTATCTGGCAGGTTCTGGTGTGCCTGCTCTGATTGCCGTGGAACAGAACTATACGGGGAAGGCTAAAGAAATAGCACTTGCTATGGCAAAAGTATGCGGTGGCACAAGAGTTGGAGTAATCGAAACAACCTTTACCGAGGAGACAGAAACGGACCTCTTTGGAGAGCAGGTGGATTTATGCGGTGGCTCGGCAGCTCTTATTAAAAGTGCATTTGAAACTCTTGTAGAGGCAGGTTATTCCAAGGAGATGGCATATTTTGAATGCCTGCACGAGATGAAGCTCATTGTTGACATCTATTACAAGGCAGGTATTGAGGGTATGTGGGATGGTGTCTCAAATACAGCAGAATATGGCGGAAGAACCCGTGGGCCAAGGATAATTGATGAAGGTGTCAAAAAGAGAATGAAGGAAGTGCTCACAGAAATTCAGAACGGTGAGTTTGCAAGGGAATGGATGCTTGAAAATAAGGCAGGTGCTCCTGTGCTCAATAGCTTGAGGAAAGAAGATGCTGAGCATCCTATAGAAGAAGTGGGCAAAAGACTCAGAAAGATGATGAAAATATAGAGAAAGGGCACAACGCTCTCTCTATATATATCTATAAACACCAACTATCTATGTGCAGGAGGTAGAAATACTGGAGTGGGAAGATTTTGAAGAGAATATAATGCAGAAATCCTTTGTGAACTGTCAATCACCCACGGCTAAAGTACGTGGGCTTGTTCTGTGAGGAGCAAGAGCAATTGGTTGATTAGGAGGCATTGAATATGCAGAAGTTATTGGTAGAGTTTCAGAACACACCAGAGGATGCTCCTCAAGTCCCCTGCTCTGTAAGCGGGGTATTAAACAGAGACAAAAGTCTCAGTGTGCCTCGCACAGTACTGGCTAATAACAACTCCGCTCAGGACCATCTGGCAAGAGTGGACAGGTGTTAAGCGTCCCTGTCATAAATATGCATGGAAAACCTCTGATGCCCACAACACCTGGAAAGGCAAGGATTTTACTCAAACAAGGAAAAGCCACAGTGGTTCAGCGAACACCATTTACTATACAGTTGTGTTACTTAACTGGAAAATATAAACAAGATATAGAGCTTG from the archaeon BMS3Bbin15 genome contains:
- the ilvC gene encoding ketol-acid reductoisomerase, producing the protein MVKIYYDKDVDLEALKGKTIAIIGYGIQGHAQAKNMKDSGMDVIVGLRPDGSSWEKAKADGFEPMTIEEAAEKGDIIHILIPDEIQGRIYRKQIKEHISEGNALSFSHGFNIRFNQIVPPENVDVIMMAPKGPGGMVRREYLAGSGVPALIAVEQNYTGKAKEIALAMAKVCGGTRVGVIETTFTEETETDLFGEQVDLCGGSAALIKSAFETLVEAGYSKEMAYFECLHEMKLIVDIYYKAGIEGMWDGVSNTAEYGGRTRGPRIIDEGVKKRMKEVLTEIQNGEFAREWMLENKAGAPVLNSLRKEDAEHPIEEVGKRLRKMMKI
- the senX3 gene encoding signal-transduction histidine kinase senX3, which gives rise to MSSLRKEKIDKFLYAIAGGYLGYFVIHPAIISISFAMQTGQITPVVVLMTAFSYRMIPWAMTFTFLGAGIGYLYGSIRENMAEMVYSNRTKELFIDILHHDLASPISSARMNIELFMRNKNEEHLHYSLRSLDEMWNIIEDSRNLAKLEIAVPRFEEMDLAGVVEETVDEYLQIAEKKNITLKFSCKDHFPVMAARPIKLAIGNFISNAIKYSPEGSTVEISVMDVGKNYVIAVSDQGTGIPDEKKEIIFERFERIENGLIKGSGLGLAIVKRIAEIHRGKVWVEDNKPEGSVFKLMIPKKQ